In the Acidovorax sp. A79 genome, one interval contains:
- a CDS encoding DUF1624 domain-containing protein: protein MNRVPSPLPASFSHSSPRYDSVDALRGLAMVWMTVFHFCFDLSHLGFWPQDFRGDPVWTLQRTAIVSLFLFCAGLGQAIALQQGQGWRRFGRRWLQIAGCALLVSAGSFVMFPRSFIYFGVLHGMAVMLLIARGTAGWGRWLWLAGLVAVALPPLAQQLLASAWSEAAPWFNGRALNWLGLVSRKPFTEDYVPVLPWLGVLWWGLAAGQWAMAAGARAGGAPFGRLPGAFQPLALLGRWSLSYYMLHQPVMIGLLMAMAWMTTKG from the coding sequence ATGAACCGCGTGCCTTCCCCTTTACCCGCTTCGTTTTCCCATTCGTCGCCGCGCTATGACAGCGTCGATGCCCTGCGCGGCCTGGCGATGGTGTGGATGACGGTTTTTCATTTTTGCTTTGACCTGAGTCATCTGGGTTTCTGGCCCCAGGATTTTCGGGGCGATCCGGTCTGGACCCTGCAGCGCACGGCGATCGTGAGCCTGTTCCTGTTCTGTGCCGGCCTGGGGCAGGCCATTGCACTGCAGCAGGGGCAGGGGTGGCGACGGTTTGGGCGGCGATGGCTGCAGATCGCCGGCTGCGCGCTGCTGGTGTCCGCGGGGTCGTTCGTGATGTTCCCGCGCAGCTTTATCTATTTTGGCGTGCTCCACGGCATGGCGGTGATGCTGCTCATCGCCCGAGGCACGGCGGGCTGGGGGCGGTGGCTGTGGCTGGCAGGGCTGGTGGCGGTGGCGCTTCCGCCGCTGGCGCAGCAGCTTCTGGCCAGCGCATGGTCCGAGGCCGCGCCGTGGTTCAACGGACGTGCCCTCAACTGGCTGGGCCTGGTTTCTCGCAAGCCGTTCACGGAGGACTACGTGCCGGTGCTGCCCTGGCTGGGCGTGCTGTGGTGGGGGCTGGCCGCTGGCCAATGGGCCATGGCGGCGGGGGCGCGGGCCGGGGGGGCGCCGTTTGGGCGGCTTCCGGGGGCTTTTCAGCCCCTGGCACTGCTGGGCCGGTGGAGCCTGAGCTACTACATGCTGCACCAGCCCGTGATGATCGGACTGCTGATGGCCATGGCCTGGATGACGACGAAGGGCTAG
- a CDS encoding septation protein A encodes MKILIDFFPILLFFGAYKLYGIYVGTAVLMGATVAQMALIYAIDRRLQTMHKVTLVLILLFGTLTLVLQDDRFIKWKPTVLYGAMSVALAVAVWIMKKNFLKMLLGSQLTLPEGVWHRLNVAWIVYCAFMSAINAYVVVNFSTEAWVDFKLWGYAFPLVFLVGQGIYVAPHLKGDEGDEPAA; translated from the coding sequence TTCTTCCCCATCCTGCTGTTCTTCGGGGCCTACAAGCTGTACGGCATCTATGTGGGCACCGCGGTGCTCATGGGCGCCACCGTCGCGCAGATGGCCCTGATCTACGCCATCGACCGGCGCCTGCAGACCATGCACAAGGTGACCCTGGTGCTGATCCTGCTGTTCGGCACGCTCACGCTGGTGCTGCAGGACGACCGCTTCATCAAGTGGAAGCCCACCGTGCTGTACGGCGCCATGTCCGTCGCGCTCGCGGTGGCGGTGTGGATCATGAAGAAGAACTTCCTCAAGATGCTGCTGGGCAGCCAGCTGACCCTGCCAGAGGGTGTGTGGCACCGGCTGAACGTCGCCTGGATCGTGTACTGCGCGTTCATGTCGGCCATCAACGCGTATGTCGTCGTCAACTTCAGCACCGAGGCCTGGGTGGACTTCAAGCTCTGGGGGTATGCCTTCCCGCTGGTCTTCCTGGTGGGCCAGGGCATCTATGTGGCGCCCCACCTCAAGGGCGACGAAGGCGATGAGCCCGCAGCCTGA
- the infA gene encoding translation initiation factor IF-1 produces MAKEELIEMQGSVTEVLPDSRFRVTLDNGHQLIAYTGGKMRKHHIRILAGDKVSLEMSPYDLTKGRITFRHLAGRGPGPSSNR; encoded by the coding sequence ATGGCCAAAGAAGAACTCATTGAAATGCAAGGCTCCGTGACGGAAGTCTTGCCCGACTCGCGCTTTCGCGTCACGCTGGACAACGGTCACCAACTGATCGCATACACCGGCGGAAAGATGCGCAAGCACCACATCCGCATCCTGGCGGGTGACAAGGTATCCCTGGAAATGTCGCCCTATGACCTGACCAAGGGGCGCATCACCTTCCGCCATCTGGCCGGCCGCGGCCCTGGCCCTTCCAGCAACCGCTGA
- a CDS encoding BolA family transcriptional regulator — translation MTTLAQQMHQALADRLTPTALEVLDESAAHAGHAGANGTGFGTHFRVRISSPLFTGKARVAQHRLVYDALQEFIDQGVHALAIEVL, via the coding sequence ATGACCACACTCGCGCAGCAGATGCACCAGGCCCTGGCGGACCGGCTCACGCCCACGGCCCTGGAAGTGCTCGACGAAAGCGCCGCCCATGCGGGACATGCGGGGGCCAACGGCACTGGTTTCGGCACCCATTTCCGGGTCCGCATTTCGTCACCTTTGTTTACAGGCAAGGCCCGGGTCGCGCAGCACCGCCTTGTGTATGATGCGCTGCAAGAATTTATTGACCAAGGGGTTCACGCCCTTGCCATTGAAGTTCTCTGA
- a CDS encoding LysE family translocator, with protein sequence MSLSTYLLYLAAVALLVLSPGPTMLMCMTSSLQHGPRKALAAAAGSVTAVLGTMLLSALGLGALLAASETAFWVLKAAGAAYLIWLGIKTFRSQTTVFDHMPAKGDQSKATAFARKLYVQGLIVGGSNPKALLFFTAFFPQFLDPAAAWAPQFAVLASTFVAFEFTVLTLCALGVARLAPVLRSGIRMRWFNRVSGGLFTLMGALLLATRRAA encoded by the coding sequence ATGTCGCTCAGTACCTACCTGCTTTACCTCGCCGCAGTGGCCCTGCTGGTCCTGTCCCCCGGACCGACGATGCTCATGTGCATGACCAGTTCCCTGCAGCACGGCCCGCGCAAGGCCCTGGCCGCGGCGGCAGGCAGCGTGACAGCGGTTCTGGGCACGATGCTGCTGTCCGCCCTGGGGCTGGGGGCGCTGCTGGCGGCCTCCGAAACCGCATTCTGGGTGCTCAAGGCCGCGGGCGCGGCCTACCTGATCTGGCTTGGCATCAAGACCTTCCGCAGCCAGACCACGGTGTTCGACCACATGCCCGCGAAGGGCGACCAGTCCAAGGCCACGGCCTTTGCGCGCAAGCTCTACGTCCAGGGGTTGATCGTGGGCGGCAGCAACCCCAAGGCGTTGCTGTTCTTCACCGCGTTCTTTCCCCAGTTTCTGGATCCGGCAGCGGCGTGGGCGCCACAGTTCGCCGTGCTGGCAAGCACCTTTGTGGCCTTTGAATTCACGGTGCTCACGCTGTGCGCCCTGGGCGTGGCGCGCCTGGCACCGGTGCTGCGTTCCGGCATCCGCATGCGCTGGTTCAACCGCGTCTCGGGCGGCCTGTTCACGCTGATGGGCGCGCTCCTGCTGGCCACGCGCCGCGCCGCCTGA
- a CDS encoding branched-chain amino acid ABC transporter permease, which produces MSTPRANIEVLPRSVQFALALGLAALLLFPVVGSDFYVQMVTRMMIMAIFAMSLDLLQGVTGLVSLGHAAYFGVAGYALAFLTPADMPVSLWWSLPLAVAGAGLVALFIGFFVVRTHGIYFIMVTMAFAQMVFYLFFDNKVLGGSDGLYINFRPDASIFGWLPFDLEGRKTFYYFTLALVVIVYVLLRRLLWSPLGRALSGIRINEHRMRAMGFGTRGYKLTAFTVAGALAGLAGYLWGAQTGYVNPELMGFHMSAHAIMMIILGGMGNFAGAIVGAFAFEYLLHVFKDITKHWQLLMGSFIVLVVVAAPRGLLGMLGQRRAARAQEEGPHHGR; this is translated from the coding sequence ATGAGCACGCCCCGCGCCAACATCGAGGTGCTGCCGCGCAGCGTGCAATTCGCCCTGGCACTGGGGCTGGCTGCGCTGCTGCTGTTCCCGGTCGTCGGCAGCGACTTCTACGTGCAGATGGTCACGCGCATGATGATCATGGCCATCTTCGCCATGAGCCTGGACCTGCTGCAGGGCGTGACCGGCCTGGTCTCGCTGGGCCATGCCGCCTACTTTGGCGTGGCGGGCTACGCGCTCGCGTTCCTCACGCCCGCCGACATGCCGGTGAGCCTGTGGTGGTCGCTGCCGCTGGCCGTGGCCGGCGCGGGGCTGGTGGCGCTGTTCATCGGCTTTTTCGTGGTGCGCACGCACGGCATCTACTTCATCATGGTCACCATGGCGTTCGCGCAGATGGTGTTCTATCTGTTCTTCGACAACAAGGTCCTGGGCGGCTCGGATGGCCTGTACATCAACTTCCGGCCCGACGCCTCCATCTTCGGCTGGCTGCCGTTCGACCTGGAAGGCCGCAAGACCTTCTACTACTTCACCCTCGCCCTGGTGGTCATCGTCTATGTGCTGCTGCGCCGCCTGCTCTGGAGTCCGCTGGGCCGCGCGCTTTCGGGCATCCGCATCAACGAGCACCGCATGCGCGCCATGGGCTTTGGCACGCGCGGCTACAAGCTCACCGCCTTCACCGTGGCGGGTGCGCTCGCGGGGCTGGCGGGCTACCTGTGGGGCGCGCAGACGGGCTATGTGAACCCGGAGCTGATGGGCTTTCACATGAGTGCCCACGCCATCATGATGATCATCCTGGGCGGCATGGGCAACTTCGCGGGCGCCATCGTGGGCGCCTTCGCGTTCGAGTACCTGCTGCACGTGTTCAAGGACATCACCAAGCACTGGCAGCTGCTGATGGGCAGCTTCATCGTGCTGGTGGTGGTGGCCGCGCCGCGCGGGCTGCTGGGCATGCTGGGGCAGCGCCGGGC
- a CDS encoding peptidylprolyl isomerase has product MKKQLLSGLVAAAVLGTMALPVSAQNVAIVNGKAVPKERVEALKQQVERSGRPVTPDIEGQIKEEVITREIFMQEAQKRGLEGSADYKAQMDLARQTILIRELFADYQKKNPVTDAEIQAEYDKFVAANSGKEYKASHILVEKESDAKAIIASIKKGAKFEDIAKKQSKDPGSGAKGGDLDWANPSSYVSEFTEALVKLEKGKMTDAPVKSQFGWHVIRLDDVRQAELPKLEEVKPQVAQQLQQQKLAKFQEDLRAKAKVE; this is encoded by the coding sequence ATGAAGAAACAGCTCCTGTCCGGCCTCGTGGCCGCCGCCGTGCTGGGCACGATGGCCCTGCCCGTTTCCGCCCAGAATGTCGCCATCGTCAACGGCAAGGCCGTGCCGAAAGAGCGCGTCGAGGCACTCAAGCAGCAAGTGGAGCGCTCGGGCCGCCCCGTGACACCGGACATCGAAGGCCAGATCAAGGAAGAAGTCATCACCCGCGAAATCTTCATGCAGGAAGCGCAAAAGCGCGGCCTGGAAGGCTCGGCGGACTACAAGGCGCAAATGGATCTGGCCCGCCAGACCATCCTGATCCGCGAACTGTTCGCCGACTACCAGAAGAAGAACCCGGTGACCGATGCCGAGATCCAGGCTGAGTACGACAAGTTCGTCGCGGCCAACAGCGGCAAGGAATACAAGGCCAGCCACATCCTGGTGGAAAAGGAATCGGATGCCAAGGCCATCATCGCTTCCATCAAGAAGGGCGCCAAGTTTGAAGACATCGCCAAGAAGCAATCCAAGGATCCAGGGTCCGGTGCCAAGGGCGGCGACCTGGATTGGGCCAACCCTTCCAGCTATGTGAGTGAATTCACCGAAGCCCTGGTCAAGCTCGAAAAGGGCAAGATGACCGACGCCCCCGTGAAGAGCCAGTTCGGCTGGCACGTCATCCGCCTGGACGATGTGCGCCAGGCAGAACTGCCCAAGCTGGAAGAAGTGAAGCCCCAGGTGGCACAGCAGCTGCAACAGCAAAAGCTGGCGAAGTTCCAGGAAGACCTGCGCGCGAAGGCCAAGGTCGAGTAA
- a CDS encoding branched-chain amino acid ABC transporter permease, translated as MDFATFLIQLLNSVQYGLLLFMLAAGLTLIFGIMGVVNLAHGSFYMLGAYLGYSLSGYFGSLTLAILGGTVLAVVFGLALEWLLFRHFYHRDHLDQVLLTFGLIYIFEELRSILWGDDVHGVAIPPVLEWSIPLTDTLSYPVYRLFISGVCIALALALYLLISRTRLGMKIRAGAFNRDMAESLGVNIKLIHAIVFALGVGLAAVAGMVAAPVSSVYPNMGSSVLIMCFVVVVIGGIGSVRGALIAALLVGFVDTFGKVLLPSMAGMLVYMLMAAVLLWKPEGLFKQ; from the coding sequence ATGGACTTCGCCACTTTCCTGATCCAGCTGCTCAACAGCGTGCAGTACGGGCTGCTGCTGTTCATGCTGGCGGCGGGCCTCACCTTGATCTTCGGGATCATGGGCGTGGTGAACCTCGCGCATGGAAGCTTCTACATGCTGGGAGCCTACCTGGGCTATTCGCTGTCGGGCTACTTCGGCAGCCTCACGCTCGCCATCCTTGGCGGCACGGTGCTGGCCGTGGTCTTTGGCCTGGCTCTGGAGTGGCTGCTGTTTCGCCACTTCTACCACCGCGACCACCTGGACCAGGTGCTGCTCACCTTCGGCCTCATCTACATCTTCGAGGAACTGCGCTCCATCCTCTGGGGCGACGACGTGCACGGCGTGGCGATTCCGCCGGTGCTGGAATGGTCCATCCCGCTCACCGACACCCTTTCCTACCCCGTGTACCGGCTCTTCATTTCCGGGGTCTGCATCGCGCTGGCGCTGGCCCTGTACCTGCTGATCTCCAGGACCCGGCTGGGCATGAAGATCCGCGCCGGCGCGTTCAACCGCGACATGGCCGAATCGCTGGGCGTGAACATCAAGCTCATCCATGCCATCGTGTTCGCCCTCGGCGTGGGGCTGGCCGCTGTCGCGGGCATGGTGGCCGCGCCGGTGTCCAGCGTCTATCCCAACATGGGCTCCTCGGTGCTCATCATGTGCTTCGTGGTGGTGGTGATCGGCGGCATCGGTTCCGTGCGCGGCGCACTCATCGCGGCGCTGCTGGTGGGCTTTGTCGATACATTCGGCAAGGTGCTCTTGCCCTCCATGGCCGGGATGCTGGTCTATATGCTGATGGCGGCTGTGCTGCTGTGGAAACCTGAAGGTCTTTTCAAGCAATGA
- a CDS encoding HPP family protein, producing the protein MEGADASAYVRTLRWLRNFWPAPLGIDGRERLRFIAGAVIGVLITALLSRWWAGDAASGPWMVASLGASAVLVFGMPSSPLAQPWPVLGGSTLSALVGALCSAVVPDPVISGALAVGLAIALMVPLRCLHPPGGAMALYVVLTAGDGLHLAVFPILFNVVILLIAAMVYNGLTGRRYPHPQRVAPRTHVAKGAFTASDVDAALAHYNQVLDVSRADLEGLLHLAGRAAFQRTLGDVRCADIMSKPPFAVEAGVSLKEAWTLMRSEQIKALPVVDMQRQVIGIVTVADFMRLANLDLHEGLGQRLRALVMGRSGQPTAVDQIMSHPVQVARTGQHAMDLVPLFSQGGHHHIPIVDEEDRLAGVITQTDLVRTLAVAVQGRAEDGMSAPPRAPRAQAAPAAQARP; encoded by the coding sequence ATGGAGGGGGCAGACGCATCTGCGTATGTCCGGACCCTGCGTTGGCTTCGCAATTTCTGGCCTGCGCCGCTGGGCATCGACGGGCGTGAACGCCTGCGTTTTATCGCCGGTGCCGTGATCGGGGTTCTCATCACAGCATTGCTCAGCCGGTGGTGGGCGGGCGACGCGGCCTCGGGCCCCTGGATGGTGGCGTCCCTGGGGGCCAGCGCCGTGCTGGTGTTCGGCATGCCGTCGAGTCCCCTGGCGCAGCCGTGGCCGGTGCTGGGCGGCAGCACGCTGTCGGCGCTGGTGGGGGCGCTGTGCTCGGCGGTGGTGCCTGACCCCGTGATATCCGGCGCCCTGGCCGTGGGACTGGCCATCGCGCTCATGGTGCCGCTGCGCTGCCTGCACCCGCCTGGCGGTGCCATGGCCCTGTATGTGGTGCTGACGGCGGGCGATGGCTTGCATCTGGCCGTGTTTCCCATCCTGTTCAATGTCGTGATCCTGCTGATCGCGGCCATGGTCTACAACGGTCTCACCGGGCGCCGGTATCCTCATCCACAGCGGGTGGCGCCCAGAACCCACGTCGCCAAAGGCGCGTTCACCGCCTCTGACGTGGACGCGGCGCTGGCCCACTACAACCAGGTGCTCGATGTCAGCCGGGCCGACCTGGAGGGGCTGCTCCATCTGGCGGGGCGTGCCGCGTTCCAGCGCACGCTGGGAGATGTGCGCTGTGCGGACATCATGTCCAAGCCTCCGTTCGCGGTGGAGGCGGGTGTCTCGCTCAAGGAGGCATGGACGTTGATGCGCAGCGAGCAGATCAAGGCGCTGCCCGTGGTCGATATGCAGCGGCAGGTCATCGGGATCGTGACCGTGGCGGATTTCATGCGGCTCGCCAACCTGGACCTGCATGAAGGCCTGGGCCAGCGCCTGCGTGCGCTGGTCATGGGCCGCAGCGGCCAGCCCACTGCGGTGGACCAGATCATGTCCCACCCGGTTCAGGTGGCCCGGACCGGGCAGCACGCCATGGACCTCGTTCCCCTGTTTTCGCAGGGGGGCCACCACCACATCCCCATCGTGGACGAAGAAGACCGCCTGGCGGGCGTCATCACCCAGACCGATCTGGTGCGGACCCTCGCCGTGGCCGTGCAGGGGCGCGCCGAAGATGGCATGTCTGCGCCGCCCCGGGCGCCTCGTGCGCAGGCGGCCCCGGCCGCCCAGGCAAGACCGTAG
- a CDS encoding ABC transporter substrate-binding protein has protein sequence MTTRRLVISRSAALVGAASTGLLLPSIVRAQSGKVRVGFMLPYTGTFAQLGVAIENGVRLAIDQQGGKLGGREIEWFKVDDESEPSKGVENASKLVQRDKVDVLIGTVHSGVQMGIQKVARDTGVLNLIPNAGVHAATRALCAPNVFRTSFSNSQPTLALGKAMVEKGHKKAVWITWKYAAGDEAFEGFKQSYTAAGGTIVKELGLPFPNVEFQALLTEIAALKPDAVACFFAGGGAAKFIRDYAAAGLKDKIPLYGSGFLTEGVLDAAGPAADGIITTMHYSDSLDTPRNKQFRLEYAKAFRSQPDVYAVQGYDTGLLLVQGANAVKGDLSAKPAVIKAMENATIDSPRGKWTMSKSHNPVQDIYLRRVENKENKVIGVAAKALADSGAGCRMG, from the coding sequence ATGACCACCCGCCGCCTCGTCATCAGCCGCAGCGCCGCCCTCGTTGGCGCCGCATCCACGGGCCTGTTGCTGCCCTCCATCGTGCGTGCGCAAAGCGGCAAGGTACGGGTGGGTTTCATGCTGCCCTACACGGGCACCTTCGCCCAATTGGGGGTGGCCATCGAGAACGGCGTGCGCCTGGCCATCGACCAGCAAGGCGGCAAGCTCGGCGGGCGCGAGATTGAGTGGTTCAAGGTGGATGATGAGTCCGAGCCCAGCAAGGGCGTCGAAAACGCCAGCAAGCTGGTGCAGCGCGACAAGGTGGACGTGCTGATCGGCACCGTGCACTCGGGCGTGCAGATGGGCATCCAGAAGGTGGCGCGCGACACCGGCGTGCTCAACCTCATCCCCAACGCGGGCGTGCATGCCGCCACGCGCGCCCTGTGCGCCCCCAACGTGTTCCGAACCTCCTTCAGCAATTCCCAGCCCACGCTGGCCCTGGGCAAGGCCATGGTCGAGAAGGGCCACAAGAAGGCCGTCTGGATCACCTGGAAGTACGCGGCCGGCGACGAGGCCTTCGAAGGCTTCAAGCAAAGCTACACCGCCGCGGGCGGCACCATCGTCAAGGAGCTGGGCCTGCCCTTCCCCAATGTGGAGTTCCAGGCGTTGCTGACCGAGATCGCCGCGCTCAAGCCCGATGCCGTGGCCTGTTTCTTCGCCGGCGGGGGCGCCGCCAAGTTCATCCGGGACTACGCGGCGGCAGGCCTCAAGGACAAGATTCCGCTGTACGGGTCGGGCTTCCTGACCGAAGGCGTGCTGGACGCTGCGGGCCCTGCGGCCGACGGCATCATCACCACCATGCACTACAGCGATTCGCTGGACACGCCGCGCAACAAGCAGTTCCGCCTGGAATACGCCAAGGCGTTCCGCAGCCAGCCCGACGTCTACGCGGTGCAGGGCTACGACACGGGCCTGCTGCTGGTGCAGGGCGCCAATGCCGTGAAGGGTGATCTGTCTGCCAAGCCCGCCGTCATCAAGGCCATGGAAAACGCCACCATCGACAGCCCGCGCGGCAAGTGGACGATGAGCAAGTCGCACAACCCGGTGCAGGACATCTACCTGCGCCGCGTGGAGAACAAGGAAAACAAGGTGATCGGCGTGGCCGCCAAGGCCCTGGCCGACAGCGGCGCAGGATGCCGAATGGGCTGA